In Calothrix sp. PCC 7507, one DNA window encodes the following:
- a CDS encoding Mrp/NBP35 family ATP-binding protein, which translates to MVQSEINSYQKEVVELLKQVIEPTLKNDIVSLGIVRNLRIVDDYVYLRLYIGSHQQQLQTDVQSKLSFLTWCKKTYIQICTIPGVKITLAVSSGKGGVGKSTTAVNIAAALRLQGAKVGILDADIYGPNVPQMLGLGQADIQVINTPRGDKFLPLEVQGIKLMSVGLLVEENRPLAWRGPVLHKIITQFLQDVEWGELDYLLIDLPPGTGDAQITIIQESPVCGVILVTTPQQVAVADVRRNIYMFRQVGVPVLGIVENMSYLICGDCGARTPIFGSGGGEQLAAELQVPLLGQIPIDPDICSGGDAGNPIAISVGEASRRHRTSPASEVFAQIATALNATFSKTSTLS; encoded by the coding sequence GTGGTACAATCGGAGATTAATTCTTATCAAAAAGAGGTAGTTGAACTCCTCAAACAGGTTATTGAACCTACTTTAAAAAATGACATCGTTAGTTTGGGAATTGTGCGAAATCTCCGTATAGTTGATGACTATGTTTACTTGCGTTTATATATTGGTTCCCATCAGCAGCAATTACAGACAGATGTTCAATCTAAATTATCATTTCTAACTTGGTGCAAAAAAACTTATATTCAAATTTGTACAATTCCTGGTGTTAAAATCACTCTAGCGGTTTCTAGTGGAAAAGGTGGCGTAGGCAAATCAACAACAGCCGTCAATATAGCCGCCGCCTTAAGATTACAAGGTGCAAAAGTTGGGATACTAGATGCTGATATTTATGGCCCTAACGTGCCGCAAATGTTGGGTTTAGGACAAGCTGATATTCAAGTGATTAATACTCCCAGAGGTGATAAGTTTTTACCTCTAGAAGTTCAGGGAATAAAACTAATGTCAGTTGGTTTACTTGTAGAAGAAAATCGTCCTTTGGCATGGCGTGGCCCTGTGTTGCATAAAATTATCACTCAATTTTTGCAAGATGTGGAATGGGGCGAATTGGATTATTTATTAATAGATTTACCTCCCGGTACAGGTGATGCTCAAATCACAATTATCCAAGAAAGCCCTGTTTGTGGAGTGATTCTCGTGACGACTCCTCAACAAGTGGCTGTTGCAGATGTGCGACGTAACATATATATGTTTCGCCAAGTGGGTGTTCCTGTACTTGGCATCGTTGAAAATATGAGCTATTTAATCTGTGGTGATTGTGGCGCACGCACGCCAATTTTTGGCAGTGGTGGCGGCGAACAACTCGCAGCAGAATTACAAGTGCCACTGCTGGGGCAAATTCCCATTGATCCCGATATTTGTAGTGGTGGTGATGCTGGAAATCCGATTGCAATTAGCGTAGGCGAAGCCAGCCGGAGGCATCGCACTTCGCCGGCAAGTGAG
- a CDS encoding HEAT repeat domain-containing protein, producing the protein MNDELKQWLEMLRSPDINDRIVAVKTLQHLGDDDTIDALIIALKDENVTVQKIAISALWEIANPVAIPALIESLGSADTDIRTEAASALNELITQDELLLLLDKLQSNDVNLQLNILVLLRKIHDIQSLPYILPFLASKNPELREGAVTTLRYINQLDKCPQALNLIFDEEASVRRAAALTLEHLQDTEVITILCQALTNDSDWQVRRNAAKSLTIHANNQAISALETALNDEHWQVRKSAAQALQKIPDIQVMPRLIQALTDEYADVRKEAVIALGNLAHPDVINPLQQALDDPDKEVSIQAQRAIQKIQIDKEVNQ; encoded by the coding sequence ATGAATGATGAACTCAAGCAATGGCTAGAAATGTTGCGATCGCCTGATATAAATGACCGGATAGTAGCTGTCAAAACCTTGCAGCATCTAGGCGATGATGACACAATAGATGCTTTAATTATCGCTTTGAAAGATGAAAATGTTACTGTTCAGAAAATAGCAATATCTGCTCTTTGGGAAATTGCTAATCCCGTTGCAATCCCGGCTTTAATTGAAAGCCTTGGTTCAGCAGATACAGATATTCGCACTGAAGCTGCATCAGCATTAAATGAGTTAATCACACAAGACGAATTGTTACTTTTACTAGATAAACTTCAAAGTAATGATGTAAATCTTCAATTAAATATTTTGGTGCTTTTGCGGAAGATACATGATATTCAATCTTTGCCATATATTTTGCCATTTTTAGCATCAAAAAATCCTGAGCTAAGAGAAGGTGCAGTTACGACACTGCGATATATCAATCAACTAGATAAATGTCCACAAGCTTTAAATCTCATCTTTGACGAGGAAGCAAGTGTACGTCGTGCTGCGGCTTTAACTTTAGAACATTTACAAGATACAGAAGTGATTACAATCCTTTGTCAAGCACTCACAAATGATAGTGATTGGCAAGTTCGCCGAAATGCAGCTAAATCTCTGACTATTCATGCAAATAATCAAGCAATTTCCGCATTAGAAACAGCCTTAAATGATGAACATTGGCAAGTGCGGAAATCAGCAGCACAAGCTTTGCAAAAGATTCCAGATATTCAAGTTATGCCGAGATTAATTCAAGCATTAACAGATGAATATGCAGATGTCCGCAAAGAAGCAGTAATTGCTCTTGGTAATTTAGCTCATCCTGACGTTATTAACCCCCTGCAACAAGCCTTAGATGATCCTGATAAAGAAGTATCTATCCAAGCGCAACGGGCGATTCAGAAGATACAAATAGATAAAGAAGTAAATCAATGA
- a CDS encoding ferredoxin family protein, whose product MALINQRIDVPVIVDESKCLEKCTACIEVCPLDVLAKNPETGKAYMKYDECWFCLPCEKECPTNAITVQIPFLLR is encoded by the coding sequence ATGGCTTTAATCAATCAGAGAATAGATGTTCCTGTCATCGTTGATGAATCGAAATGTTTAGAAAAATGCACAGCCTGTATTGAAGTTTGTCCCTTGGATGTATTGGCTAAGAATCCCGAAACAGGAAAAGCGTATATGAAATATGATGAGTGTTGGTTTTGTCTACCTTGTGAAAAAGAATGTCCCACCAATGCAATTACTGTGCAAATTCCTTTTTTATTACGTTAA
- a CDS encoding transposase, which produces MEYRRAKIEGGTFFFTVVTHNRREFLCNAENILLLRQAFREVMSKSPFIVDAIVILPNHIHAIWTLPPGDSDFSARWRLIKNYFTHNCDTKYQEKISRSRQNKGEKAVWQRRFWEHQIQDEIDFIRHVDYIHYNPVKHGYVKAPKDWNYSSFILYVSQGIYDIDWGSGIEIEFAEDVGNE; this is translated from the coding sequence ATGGAATATCGCAGAGCCAAGATAGAAGGAGGTACATTTTTCTTTACCGTTGTTACTCATAACCGCCGAGAGTTTCTTTGTAATGCAGAGAATATTCTGCTGTTAAGACAAGCATTCAGAGAAGTAATGAGCAAATCTCCATTTATTGTAGATGCCATTGTCATATTACCAAACCACATACACGCTATTTGGACGTTACCACCAGGGGACAGTGATTTTTCTGCTCGTTGGCGATTAATCAAAAATTATTTTACCCATAATTGTGATACTAAATATCAAGAAAAAATCTCTAGATCACGTCAAAATAAAGGTGAAAAAGCTGTTTGGCAACGCAGATTTTGGGAACATCAAATTCAAGACGAAATAGATTTCATTCGTCATGTTGATTATATTCATTATAATCCTGTGAAACATGGATATGTTAAAGCACCTAAAGATTGGAATTATTCAAGTTTCATTTTGTATGTAAGCCAAGGAATTTACGATATAGATTGGGGTTCAGGAATAGAGATAGAATTTGCCGAAGATGTAGGAAATGAATAA
- a CDS encoding fumarate reductase/succinate dehydrogenase flavoprotein subunit, which yields MNINTQWIKTDVLVIGGGTAGTMASIKARQANPDADVLILEKANIRRSGAIAMGMDGVNTAVIPGHSTPEQYVREITLANDGIVNQKAVYQTGKLGYEVIQELESWGVKFQKDAQGNYDLKQVHRVGKYVLPMPEGKDLKTILTRQVKRHKVKVTNRVMATRVLVKAGRAIGAVGFDVRNGDYIVIQAKAVILCTGACGRLGLPASGYLYGTYENPTNAGDGYSMAYHAGAELSNIECFQVNPLIKDYNGPACAYVAGPFGAHTANAEGNRFISCDYWSGQMMLEIWKELNSGKGPVQLKMTHLDEDTIAEIESILWANERPSRERFHQGRNEDYRTHGVEMHISEIGLCSGHSASGVWVNENAQTTVTGLYAAGDMASVPHNYMIGAFVFGRIAGTHAIEYIRDLDFIEPDADFLEAEKARIYAPLTRPNGVPHTQVEYKLRRLVNDYLQPPKSGNKIEIGLKHFVQYQEILDIMGARDPHELMRSLEVHFIRDCAEMAARASLYRQETRWGLYHYRLDYPEKNDDEWFCHVNLKKDELGEMVLFKRPVDPYIVEVDAVKEVYNVAVK from the coding sequence ATGAACATTAATACCCAGTGGATTAAAACAGATGTACTTGTCATTGGCGGTGGTACAGCAGGCACAATGGCAAGTATCAAGGCCAGACAAGCGAATCCTGATGCAGATGTACTGATTTTAGAAAAGGCTAACATCCGTCGCAGTGGTGCGATCGCTATGGGTATGGATGGGGTAAACACTGCAGTTATTCCCGGACATTCCACACCAGAACAATACGTGCGCGAAATCACTCTGGCTAATGATGGTATTGTCAACCAAAAAGCCGTATATCAAACAGGCAAATTAGGTTATGAAGTCATCCAAGAATTAGAAAGCTGGGGTGTGAAATTTCAAAAAGATGCCCAAGGTAACTATGACTTAAAACAAGTGCATCGTGTGGGTAAATATGTCTTACCCATGCCAGAAGGTAAAGACCTCAAAACAATTCTTACCCGCCAAGTTAAACGCCACAAAGTCAAAGTCACAAATCGCGTCATGGCAACCCGTGTATTAGTCAAAGCCGGACGTGCTATTGGTGCGGTGGGATTTGATGTCAGAAACGGCGATTATATTGTTATTCAAGCTAAAGCAGTCATCTTGTGTACAGGTGCTTGCGGCAGATTGGGATTACCCGCTTCCGGCTATCTCTACGGCACTTATGAAAATCCCACCAATGCCGGGGATGGCTATTCAATGGCTTATCATGCAGGAGCAGAACTCAGCAACATTGAATGCTTTCAAGTTAATCCTTTAATCAAAGATTACAACGGTCCCGCCTGTGCTTATGTCGCCGGGCCTTTTGGCGCACATACAGCCAACGCCGAAGGAAATCGCTTCATTAGCTGCGATTATTGGAGTGGTCAAATGATGTTGGAAATCTGGAAAGAATTAAATTCTGGTAAGGGGCCAGTCCAACTGAAAATGACCCATCTTGATGAAGATACGATTGCTGAAATTGAATCTATATTGTGGGCGAATGAACGACCAAGTAGAGAACGCTTTCATCAAGGCAGAAATGAAGATTATCGCACTCACGGCGTAGAGATGCACATTTCCGAAATTGGCTTATGTAGTGGTCATAGCGCCTCTGGTGTGTGGGTGAATGAAAACGCTCAAACAACCGTCACAGGTTTATATGCAGCCGGAGACATGGCTAGCGTTCCCCATAATTACATGATTGGCGCATTTGTTTTTGGTCGCATAGCTGGAACTCATGCCATTGAATACATCCGAGACTTAGATTTTATCGAACCAGATGCAGATTTTTTAGAAGCTGAAAAAGCCAGAATTTATGCACCTTTAACTCGCCCCAATGGTGTACCTCATACTCAGGTAGAATATAAATTAAGACGCTTAGTTAATGATTATCTGCAACCACCAAAATCAGGTAATAAAATCGAGATTGGTTTAAAACATTTTGTGCAATATCAAGAAATATTAGACATAATGGGCGCTCGTGATCCCCATGAATTGATGCGTAGTCTGGAAGTTCACTTTATTCGAGACTGTGCAGAAATGGCAGCCAGAGCATCCTTATATCGTCAAGAAACTCGTTGGGGACTTTATCATTACCGCTTAGATTATCCCGAAAAAAACGATGATGAGTGGTTTTGTCATGTCAATTTAAAGAAAGATGAGTTAGGGGAAATGGTATTGTTTAAGCGTCCTGTAGATCCTTACATTGTGGAAGTAGATGCAGTCAAAGAAGTCTACAATGTTGCGGTTAAGTGA